attagtttagaataagtgagcttgaagatgcttggctcacatgtcttatttcttatgaactatgtttttgggaaggccttgtattttggccaagggcttatttggaaagttacattttaggaactagggtttcatcaatttattgtaggggttactgtagccgcgggtactgtagccggtactgttcatcaagggtaattttgggtaaaaggggctttattttggttagagttttgattaggtttgggtttaaaaactctttgtagtctcatttgagagattagacaatattgaattttatttgtgagttgagttttctcctcttgttcttgattgaactcttgaacttatcaaaggtaaatcacaacctttgtggcattcctcctttgtaatctgagttcttgagacgggttcttcaactggtctagattttaatataatctaggttcttgaaacgggttctcatcgggtctagattcttcatcattgacttgatttttggctttcttgaggagttttcaaattgattgtgggttcaaaggaaCTCATTCCCCCGGGTTCCTATCAAGAAATAGATAACTAGATAACTACAAAacgctgcgtttggatgttgaaataagttgagttgagataataaaatattgttagaatattatttttttaatattattaatattttagaatttaaaaaagttgaattgtttattatattttgtgttgaaatttgaaaaagttataataatgagttgagatgagttaaattgTATTTAGATTCCAAATGTACCAGAATACTTATGAATTCTGCAGTGATTCACTAGATAACTACAACGGCAACTAGGTAATAGTTGTAACAGATTTATCTTGATGAGCTTCTGATTTATCGGAGCTAATATGTCTAACATAATGTTCACAGAAGGGAGGAATCGAGACTGGATTAATTAATTTGGCTGTACGTAAATCTTACCAAAATATCTCATTTGTCCGAGTTCATTTATCTGTAATATTTCATGATGTGGCTTTTTGCTTCTTTCCGAGAAGCTTCATGCAGTGTTCCTTCCTGTATTACTGGCCCCGACCACAATATTGACACTGCATGCAGAGTCCCGACTCCCGACTTAAAAGTCACTAACAATTGAAGGCGACTTAGATGAGAACAGAAGACGAACGTGCTATGCAACAAACACAGATTTTTGTGGCACTAAACGAGTTAAATACTTTAAACAGTTCTATATCCAAAAGGTGATGCACCTAGCATAATTATctgtttcctttttgttttatagCTTGACATATTATTTTACATAACATCCCACGGAGTAGACACAAAGCCATCCGGAAAAGCGGGCAGCACAGCGGCAGGAGGTGGGTTGTTTTTGCTGTATCATACACGTATAGTACTAGGACAAAATAATGCCTTACACAGACAGAGATGGCCTTCAAATTAAAGGTAGAATAAGCTAGAAGCAGTCCTTTTCCAGGTGAATTGGCAGGGAGACATCTGATGGGGTCTGCTTTGTCATCTTTGCTAAACTGGGACCCTGCCATGTCAACCCAGTCAATAGACCAACAATCGTACGTCAACCCACCATAGGTTGTCTGATCTCATCAAATTTCTTCATACCCTCCAGTTCTCCCACTCCTTAAAAAAGCCTGTGTTTTCATAAGCcttactacatgaacatggcaagACATTGGGATTCAGTTCGACTCCGGCCGAAGCTCCAGTCATGGCAACGGTATTCCAATCACATCAGAGAGCAGCGAACTCGGCTTTATATTATATGGAAGTGCACCCTGATTCTTCTGAGTTGGGACGAGTGACACTGAAGATTGTGACAAGGAAAACGATTTTTGGGAGTTTTGCTTTTGATGATGGCGGGGGGATTGGCGGCCAGTGACTCAATCAGGCTAAGTTTTGCAATACTCGAATGGCTGGCTAAATGTGTGGCATccatttacccaaaaaaaaaaaaaaaaactgtgacATTCAGATTTGCATTTGATGGCAAAAGCGACAAAAGCCCGGATGGATGTCCAGAAATTTGAGCAGAAAGGTTCATTATCGCTGAAATGACTACATATTGTGTaagatctcatatatatatatatatatatatatatatatatatatatgtctatatatgGAGTTCTATACACAACTGTCAATAAACAGACTTGCAAATACAATTATATGTGTTTGTAGATAGGATCGATTGTTTTTAGCAAATGCGTGGTAGTTTactttgtttttcacttttttgtttATCTTTCTGGGTCCATCAAGCGTAGCTCCAATCCTCATTCCAACCCCGATCCCATTCCATCATCAACTAGGCGATGTTTTTGTTCAGACCAAAGAAAGACTTGTTTTATGTTCATTTCACATAACAGAATCCAACCTGATTTCCTGCTTCCAAACCTGCCCACTCccccttttatttctttattcgATTTTTCAAGTAGATGGCCGCAAAACATTGAGAAGttcacatataattaattattggcTGTTTATAATGCACATACTTCAGTAACAAATTACattgaaataaaaaactaacAAGGCATGTTTAGGGTTCTAATATGTATTCTCTATTTGTAGAAAACTCTTTTCCAGTGGCGTTCTTCACAAAATTACATTGAGCCCTAGCCCGAGAGGCTCACAGCTCGACATATTTATATCCACCTATGTGGAGATAATTTGGCAGAGTACCACTATACAGTATCATACTTCcaaaacgataaaaaaaaaaaaaaaaacatttcatggatttatttttcttcctccctccCTGCAATGATATCAGCACTGCCGCCTTTTCCTTTTCCGTATGGAAATGATAACCGCTTCCCCAATGACGACAAGGATCAAGACATTCTGACTTGACTGCAGAATATGTTCATCTCTTATGACCAAGAAGAGGTTCATCAGAAGAACCTTGTGACCTTGTGGTATTTAAAACATCTTCTGAAGATTTCTTTGGGGTTTGCCCTTGCTTGTCTTGCCCTCCCTAGGGGAATTATAGCAAGAAAACAGTCAGATTTAGCTTCAACCACAAAGACAACTTTTGCATGCGTAAAGAAATGAGGTGTTTTGCAACCAGTAAGCCACATAAGTAAATCTCTTGATATTCGTTATCTGTACTTCAAACAATTGCAACAAATTATCTGCAAGGAGTTTAAGGCCAaatcttgtgtgtgtgtgtgtggtcaAATAAAAACAACTACTTGGAAGTGAAGTAACGTACTTTTTCCTTCAAGCCCactttttttaatgaatgtAAAGATAACAattcaaattcatctcaattttctCTCAACCAGGCATTAACATGTTTCATGACAGTAAGCCACAATTAAATAGCCCATCCTAAGGGTATGCAATGACTACCAACCTGCCATCCATTGTAAAGGCAGTAATTCCTTATTTTCAAGTTAAGGAATTagttcattatttattatatttgatcgGTTGATGATGTGCTTCAAATATTTTAGGGTTCAAAGAGATTAGGAACAAAAATTCCCCTATAGAAGTACTAGCAGTCCTAAAACCACTACAGATAAAATCAGGGACCCTGATATCAGTTCCTCATTTCAACCCATGTTTTCTGCAATACTATCTTAAAGAAACCTGAGTCtcagcacttttttttttttttttaattattagtaaaaGAAGAGTCTTAGCGCTTAAACATTCTTAATACATATGTTGTCTTCTTCACATTGGACAAAGATTAGTTTAGCTGATAGATAAGGAGCTAATAATACAAAACCAACCAAATTTGGGTAACAAATAATGTTTACTTACTGCTCCCCTATGCCCCATTAGCCTCCGAATTGATGGAGCTCGAGCCACTGATGAAGCAGCTACTGCTGCAGCCACACGGATTCTACAAAACCAAATCCCCAATAACATccattgtcattttattttcattttactttcatCAGATCTTTATGGTTATAACTCCAATTTACCTATTATGAACATCAACATATTCATCTGTCTCATCTACAATCTCCTCCTGTATTGATTGATTAAATCATCACTGTTAAAGTCTCGCGGCAATTGAAGAAATGTGTGGACTGAAAGGAAATAGATAAATGAGGGGTGCACATTACCTGCAGAAGTTCTTCAAATACATCTTCCAGGGTGATGATACCAATGACTTCACCATCTTCAATATCCTCTGAAAATTGAGACAATTTATTTGTTGCCACATCATTATGTGGTAAAGAGGGTGGCCTATTCATATAGGTAGGCCTGGAAGGCCTGTCAATGTCAACAGCAACACTATCTGAATTTTCATCCTGCCTTGATAGCAAAGAAGTAGTCAGTTGGGAGTTTTCATCAGTGACTTTGTTCTCTTCGGATTTTTCTCCATTGAAAGTTAGAGGAAGTGTCTTGCCTTTCCCCTTAGCCTTCACCACAGCTGCCATATGACTGCTACCTTTCTGAAATTCGTTCAATATATCATACAGAGGCATATCTGCTGGAACCCTGGGGACAGCCCGCAGCAAAGCAGTCAATATCCATACTTAGTTCTAAGACACAGATAATAAACATATCTACAAAGAAAACAGCATACCTTGGAATTCTGCGGATGGAAACAGCACTGACAGGAGTCTCTGTTTCAGGTCGTACAGTTAGTAGATTCTTCACCTAATCCCAAAGTgaaagaagagggagaaataAACCAGTTATATAATCAGCACACGTCTAAGTTGTTAATACATATATGGTAAGAACTTGCCAACAGCTTCAAGTTCGGACCCACCAGCAGAAGTCcaattatatttttcagatttccagAATAGACAGGAACTCGACTATGACCCCGTGCAAGAATTTTTCCCATTGCTTCCCTGGGTTATTAGAATTGCAAGAATACATAAAAACATCATTGAAGGATAAATTCAATATTCTAGAACTTCTACTAAGAATGGACAAACTAAATTAGTGCTGATGACTGGCatttcaaatagttttttttttttttcaaagctttgTCACAAGATAGATAGAACTGCTACATAAACTAAAAGAAGTAAGCCAGTCATTATTCATTGCCGTCTActtgtcaagaaaaaaaaagcattcgTATGAAAAGAAACTTGCTATCTATTGCAAAGGCACATGCACTTAGACTAGTAGACCATAGCAGAGAAAGATAGAAGAACAATGATCTCCACgaaaacaaatttcacaaactctAACAAGTTTCAGAAGCAGGAATTGATTATAAGGGAGTGGATTTGACTCTGGGTGGTAAAGTGATAAGAGAAATTTAGAAAGTAAATTCAACTCTTGGCATCTTGATAGTGAAGATggataaatagaaaaaaaaaaaatagcaacaaAATTTAGTCAGCTGCAGAAAGTTACCAGTCCAACTTTGAATTGACATCCAAGGAAAAGGTTGATTCAATAGGCGTCATAGCCGCTTCAGCAGTCtgagtaaaaagaaaaacaaaacaagaagagTGACTTTGAAATGctgcccaaaaataatatcaaggGTCAAGGTTATAGAAAATGCAATATCTAGAAACAATGGGTCAAAGCAATTTGGAGAAGTATGTACATAGCGAAGCATTTTGAAGAACTCAGAATCCCAATATTAAGTGTTCCCATTAAATCATAGCTAGCTGTCAAATTGGaatgaagagaaggaagaatGTAGGTGCAACCTGAGAAATGTACATTATAAGCAAGTACTATAAACCATCAAAGCATGCCCCCCTCCCTGCCCATCTCCTTCCCTTCTTTCCCCAAaaacttaaatacaaaaataaatgagcaaataaattaaagagtGCTAGGAGCAggctctagaataaaatttaggaGTGACATATGGTGTGGAAATAATGCCCTAAAGGACTCCTTTCCTTCAGTTTTCCGGGTTGCATGTGAAGAAGAAGTTTTGGCGGATCTCATGGTGTTATCGGGGGATCAAGCCCATTGGAACATTACTTGgtggcacaagattgggaagttggtaGCTTTGAGGACATTTTTAGCCTATTGTATTCAGCAAAACCGAATGGACAACGAGCTGACACGTTGTGGTGGGTACTTGCATGTAAGGTTACATTCTCAGTTCAATCCTTCTACAAGTCCCTCACACACTCGCCAAATAATCAATTCCCACGAAGAAGGATTTGGCGGAATAAGTGTGGCATACCAGTTTTGATTTTAgggtttataagtaaaatttttctagtaaatttatatttttagaatttatatttttatcagaatttatatgtactttatctttatattttctattatagttgcgatttatgatttgttagagttttgttttaataaggatttctaaagtgtatcagattttgttactacggttttgttttgaaatttaaaatttaaatttttcttctagtcaccgaacctcatcacaatgttagcctctgtttgaaaacttcaaaccacccaacccgtgtgtttctctcggtgatttttgtttgttttgctagcgtcctagtggaacaccaactctagtgccgtgtattcctctactcatgcacgtctatgctcttctagggtttctctaattctctatcaCCTACCATTATAAATATCGCTTACCTCGTACGAGAAGAGTATCTCGTGAGCCACTCCCAAAACATCTGCTTCTGAAAcacccagagtaccaaaacactgccgtttaagccctagattcttccaaccgccgccgaccaccataggacatcaaagcaccacccgtggaaccagaaactgccgaccagctcagccccagcacacccactcccttccggtaagatCTCGACCGCCGCAGCCTTGTTTTTATTTCGGTAGTTCTCggctcagtctctctctctctctaaactctctctctctttctctcactcggtgCCGCACCATCGTAGGAACCTCCAGTCGCGCCGCCGACCACTCCCAGCCACCAGAACTGCCGTCGAGTTAGCCCCTCTCCCTCGGTGAGCTCCTCCATCGCAGACCctttctctcaaactctctgtgttttgttttggcCGTATATTTCGATTCTGCCGTGGGTGTCTTTTTGTTAGGCTTTGGGCCTTAGGCCCGTATGGGGTTGGGATGGGCTTATTTTCCTGTTTGGGCTCATGTTgtgtagtattattattatgggccagagatttttaaccctttttacagactataataatgtttaattgaatatgatcttattttatttcaataattattttagtgaaatttattgagtttaatattactagttgagttattaaataaatgtagttaattaaaggttcattttttttataaaaatgtttaaagaattagaaatatgtttttttaaagaataatgttaagtctaatatttgaattaaatttcctttgtcaatttagtaaaattttaataaaatttctatgttaagaatttagtggaattggttaagtttcttataagatttaataattatgttgagaaatgaaacttagtttaagaatttaagtttttgtgaattattttaaaatagctcgagtatttctactaaattataaattagtatttttaagtaatataaatactatgaattattgattttagtgttaaacaaatattggtttgactatattttagaacTTCGAATTTggttaagtaagatattagtatttatttatttccaacaatttagtgatagttatttattgaatataggtctcaagttacgaagtattattcaagaagaaacgcatcgaggtaagtaaatttgatcataaattaggatcatcacagttagcttatatgtatgtattatccaagccagttcattgatagccactatttatgaatcgctcatgtcatatgcaagcatgtcatctagcatagcatacgaccatgtcattccgcatcatgtttaaattcagaatttatgattatgtatgtagtatgtcatgcatctcatgtgtataagacacgtaagccatcttaattttaagtgtaagataagttcagatcagttaataagatggtcattcagacgcatggtaccaatgcagttcagttcagggtggtgtgcaagccatgaactcagtcgtggtccaccatagtatgtcagaatactatcagcggctccccttgcggccgcgggatgtggggccggtgcacaaccttgcacacagggttaagtgtgttggccagtcagataaatcagttaaatcagataaatcagtcagatcagttagttaaaacagtcatacatagcataagcatcagtatgaacagtcataaattttaagctcagcatgaaagttgttatgaaaatcttatgtttattacatttacgttgtgatagatttcttactgagtcatcgactcattttagtttgttttcatgtttttaaccacccaggtgaagatgatgattacgagcaggcaggccaggagtagaaggagcatttatttattttttttttagttcagactttctaaaataaacatgttttttttatgacatgaatttatttcagtttatttcatttaatgttttggaagacagttttattagacattttccgcataataaaagttcagttttttttaattatgaaattatgggatctattaccggattatttttatggaaaatacgtggcactcctagcctacgggaagggggtgttacaatttggtatcagagccggtcgattctgtagacttttcaaaaaaaaaaaattgtaaatttttagtTAAAGTTCCTAGGATGCTCCTAGCCTGCTCGCGAGTAATCCAGGTTTGTTACGGTTGAATACATTATAGTTTTTACTAGTTAGAACCATCAGTGTAGGATTGTttcattgtcattatttttttacgttcTTATCAAATACTAGATAATTGTTATTATGACATCTTAACGTAGATCATGGCCCCCGGCACTAGAAATCACCCAAACCGAGAGGGATCCTCTGGATCTAATCAGAATGATACTCCGGACCCTCTTGTTGCTGCTGCTACCCAATTCTTCCAGTCAATGGTTAGCGGCCAATTTATGGCGCCTAGAGCTCCACAGGCCGGTTGTACCTTGGAGCAATTTTCCCGCCAGCATCCCCCTACTTTCGATGGCAGACTGAATTCCTTGGATGCGGAAAGCTGGATTGAGCGTTTGGAGCAGATTTTCGAAGCGCTCTACTGCACGGATGATCAGAAGGTGAAATATGCCACTTACCATTTGACTGACATGGCAAACAAGTGGTGGAAGTCGACTCGAGTTTTAGTGCAGCTGGAATTAGGGGAAGCAGTCCCCATTACTTGGGATCATTTCAAGAGGATCTTTCTAGATCACTTTTTCCCACGGACCCTTCGGGAGTCGAGAGCTCGCGAATTTATGGACCTTACTCAAGGAACGATGACGGTAGCACAGTATGCTACGAAATTCATGGAGCTTTCCCGTTTCGCCAGTTACTTAATtccagatgaggaaaagaaagctgaGAAATTCGAGCGCGGACTGGATCGTAGGATCCGAGAGCGTGTGCGTACTCTCAGGATTCGGAGTTTCACGGAGCTAGTCACCCGAGCTACCATTGCTGAAGAAGACCTCCAAGAGAGCTTTGAGTACAACAATCAAAGGAAGCGCCAGCAACAGCAACAACTCCAGACAGTGTCGCATAAGGACAAGAGGCCTCACATCGAGAATCGTCAAAGGCCACCACCAGCAGGGCAAACTTACCCCACGTGTGCAACATGTGGAAAGCGACATTTGGGAAAGTGCATGTATGGCCAGAATGTGTGCTTCAAGTGCGGGAAGCCAAACCATCTAGCTCGGGACTGCCCAATTAAGAAACCTGGGGAACCAGGTAGGAGTGGAGGACAGAAGATGCAAGCTACGGCAAGAGTTTATACCCTCACCCCTGTTGATGCTGAGGCATCAAATGATGTAGTCACAGGTACCTTTcgtttttttctaaatttagatattttttttagaatgatgaataaattgcATGATCCTGATAGCTCTAAGTTGTTATGACATTCATCTAGGCACATTATCATTATTTTCACGTCATGCCTCCATTCTTTTCGACTCTGGTGCTactcattctttcatttcaaaccatTATGCACCTTTGACTGAGATGATACCAGAACCACTAGAACCTAGCATGTCTGTTGCTACGCCCTCGGGAGAGTACATTATTTGTGATTCTGTACTAATTGGGTGTCCGATAGAGATTCAAGGGAGAATTCTACCTGCGGACTTGATCGTATTTGATATGTCCGGATTTGACGTGattctgggaatggactggTTATCCCGGAACCATGCCTGTGTGGATTGCTTTAATAAGAGAGTAGTCTTTAAATCCACAGATGGGGAGGAGTTTAGTTTTCAGTCAGTACGAGGAAGTGCCCCTCCTCGTGTAATCTCAGCTTTGCAGGCCACCCGACTTTTGAGACAAGGGTGTACGGGATTTCTAGCAAGTTTGATCTTACCACCAGATGATGGACTCAAGATTGAAGACATAAGCGTGGTTAGAGATTTTAAAGACGTATTTCCTGAAGATCTTCCAGGGTTACCACAGGATAGAGAAGTGGAGTTCGCGATTGATCTCACTCCAGGAACAGTGCCTATATCTAAAGCACCCTACCGTATGGCTCCAGTTGAGTTAAGGGAACTCAAGGATCAATTGCAAGAGTTACTAGAGAAAGGTTTCATACGCCCCAGTGTTTCTCCATGGGGTGCTCCAGTACTTttcgtgaagaagaaggatgggtctATGCGTTTATGTATTGACTACAGGGAGTTGAATAAAGTAACTATCAAGAACAGATACCCTCTACCCCGGATTGATGACTTATTTGATCAACTTCAGGGAGCCCAAGTCTTTTCTAAGATAGATTTGCGATCCGGTTATCACCAGTTGAAAGTTAAGGAGACAGATGTGCAGAAGACAGCCTTCCGGACACGGTATGGACACTATGAATTCCTTGTTATGCCGTTTGGTCTAACTAATGCCCCCGCAGCCTTCATGGATCTTATGAATAGGGTATTTAAGGATTATCTGGACcagtttgtgatagtttttattgatgatattcttatttattctcgGAGTAGCGCTGAGCATGAGGAACATTTGAGGATTGCCCTTCAAACACTAAGAGAAAAGAAGTTGtatgcaaaatttaagaaatgtgagttttggttACAAGAGATTTCCTTTTTGGGACACGTGGTA
Above is a genomic segment from Juglans microcarpa x Juglans regia isolate MS1-56 chromosome 1D, Jm3101_v1.0, whole genome shotgun sequence containing:
- the LOC121241908 gene encoding DUF21 domain-containing protein At4g14240-like isoform X2; translation: MHLINAVTRKLESEVGLSDISFGSVRWFVYAGLSCFLVLFAGIMSGLTLGLMSLSRVDLEILQRSGTSTEKKQAATILPVVQKQHQLLVTLLLCNAASMEALPIYLDKLFNEYVAIILSVTFVLAFGEVIPQSICTRYGLAVGASFVWLVRVLMIICYPIAYPIGKVLDCVLGHDEALFRRAQLKALVSIHGKEAGKGGELSHDETTIISGALDLTGKTAEAAMTPIESTFSLDVNSKLDWEAMGKILARGHSRVPVYSGNLKNIIGLLLVKNLLTVRPETETPVSAVSIRRIPRVPADMPLYDILNEFQKGSSHMAAVVKAKGKGKTLPLTFNGEKSEENKVTDENSQLTTSLLSRQDENSDSVAVDIDRPSRPTYMNRPPSLPHNDVATNKLSQFSEDIEDGEVIGIITLEDVFEELLQNPCGCSSSCFISGSSSINSEANGA
- the LOC121241908 gene encoding DUF21 domain-containing protein At4g14240-like isoform X1, translating into MHLINAVTRKLESEVGLSDISFGSVRWFVYAGLSCFLVLFAGIMSGLTLGLMSLSRVDLEILQRSGTSTEKKQAATILPVVQKQHQLLVTLLLCNAASMEALPIYLDKLFNEYVAIILSVTFVLAFGEVIPQSICTRYGLAVGASFVWLVRVLMIICYPIAYPIGKVLDCVLGHDEALFRRAQLKALVSIHGKEAGKGGELSHDETTIISGALDLTGKTAEAAMTPIESTFSLDVNSKLDWEAMGKILARGHSRVPVYSGNLKNIIGLLLVKNLLTVRPETETPVSAVSIRRIPRVPADMPLYDILNEFQKGSSHMAAVVKAKGKGKTLPLTFNGEKSEENKVTDENSQLTTSLLSRQDENSDSVAVDIDRPSRPTYMNRPPSLPHNDVATNKLSQFSEDIEDGEVIGIITLEDVFEELLQEEIVDETDEYVDVHNRIRVAAAVAASSVARAPSIRRLMGHRGAGGQDKQGQTPKKSSEDVLNTTRSQGSSDEPLLGHKR